One Plasmodium berghei ANKA genome assembly, chromosome: 13 genomic region harbors:
- a CDS encoding myosin F, putative — translation MEPTSKCVVGTKIFIKHKEKVWISAEIIKEDTDIVVKTDDDEIVNLKEGDEFFLRNTDIFNSNGLSAPPDLTKLTHLHEASVLHSLNIRFDIDEIYTFTGPILIAINPFKNIKNLYSDNILEKHIQPIKSKSPHIFATSNSAYLGMCKNNKSQTILISGESGAGKTESTKYVMKFLACAGSDIKKRSLIESQILESNPLLEAFGNSKTLRNNNSSRFGKYIELHFDICNNGYIKGKLYGAKILTYLLEKVRVCDQQEGERNYHIFYQLCSAVQYYKNKKLNLGNGDNYDDEYYYFPSCDKFKQKENVKQIKIDLKRFKDHINFRYLTKSSVYELNDVNELEEFEATVYAMQIVGIEENEQNQIFKILEGILYIGNILFNNDDNKEESCILESTYEDLNNAAYLLDIDVDTLKDALCYKTIIANNEHFKKPVTSAMASDIRDALARAIYGCLFLKLVERTNESIGLIKDVNLFCGVLDIFGFESFPVNSFEQLCINYTNECLQYFFNNFIFKCEEKLYIEEGIKWSSLDFPDNKDCVNILQSKPFGIFCMLDEESFIPGGKDKTFCNKIISKHANNKRFESIKTDPNSFIIVHFAGKVMYNSCGFLEKNKDQLSDDAQNVLLQSQNEYIHNLFKKYLRRNFEKKRFVTVSSEFKQQLDVLMTRINQTEPHFIRCIKPNSKNVPDIFDRHSVNEQLKYGGVLQAIKVSRAGYPVRLTHQNCINEYYILLTKEEKTAFSKHYGDKSLSEKANYILSKLENRDKIQDYIKSLKHIRQTQNQENIFYGSVLKKQYSKNPNLIEKKNITQYENNLSNNVIDNDKFIWYVGKTLSFFKIEAYNILLTMRQDFRSLNAVIIQKNYKCYIEKKKYKLLKKKIVTIQRWIRNILIILKKKKIIMINAQKLICSYIYAYALRKIFLYKRKCAIIIQSAFRGYLIRQSYKVYRKNYYASKIQAIWKSKKERIRYLKLIESTKKIQLKWKGILARRQLRRLKDEAKEVGALLSKNQVLMNELKNEKSEKIEIENKLLKASANAQKLTKRIEVLEQINKNNEVLIKNLIEKVENLSLKQKEENTEKNISNEHKKYISDNNEISRKQDSMSDQNLSKLLDKIKKLEIQNEEYIKKNTLLNERYNKMLNIFSYFKGKHNLINEANEKNIPNNVKKDQLNMINSILYNEMYEQNFIKNQSHINQTPSVVKDKKEIFDNNLTEFKEHQNLTKVGNKTRDNVIDILICGPKGVGKTSLVEDLFVRLGDENNLNILRKKNKKKEIDGINHPNYNTYIVNHKLSQIKIVDCGYSDNTNSEEILFEYIKNSICIIIVFDSTNKESIIPALHLLQEASLINVKKSTKLYLLENIFNEKINLNPNVNDVSYAQKVSKTCNATYIRALDIYDILNDHVNRMTTSSTYFLNNFISEESISKDMFISSKHFNTYDNNIIEYSETANSRWFQNENNYKQYIKNGNNLIFDKTDGYFQHFNKSDKFQEDKINLLHHQSSTHSVRNMQNTKDMENKNLIYLKNESDIYRESYDKFSTKNVGKKKQVIQLLRESLPHNNYVYNSKKYNPELGKGLQPVYEIMIKGNIPITYLCIGQNSINKNYTILAVGCKDGIIYIYKCFRTKMEQSDSFQTRGQGNGIVNNSSHEEEVIRNRKRGNLSNEEINNSELSTPEEEQDENNTIEYINETIKDESSFALSEDNSMSTVLLSKLSGHRKAITCLVFSFSEDKIISSSIDRTIKIWEVSTGFLLKVFSDSSATLSVLLFPTNLDIFLCSNCTSLLRIVNLNSGQVYQKIKVESEIRALEMDYTCLNIFAGSKNGTIYLLECLYNERVEIKFRFLFSLLPITCIKFVPRKYIHTPPTIIVNSCDNHIGIIECMYGNKGIITNLSVKHRIRINHALLPIRSCYTKFGGGWLVSGSEDGNIYVCSLLPQSNYKLILLKHHKAPVMSVVVNDIDTLMISGDSKGNIVFWRRSLI, via the exons ATGGAGCCTACGAGTAAATGTGTTGTTGggacaaaaatatttattaaacaCAAAGAAAAG GTATGGATAAGCGCagaaattataaaagaaGATACAGATATTGTTGTAAAAACTGATGATGATGAAATTGTGAATTTAAAAGAAGGAGATGAGTTTTTTCTTCGCAATACAG ATATATTCAATTCTAATGGTTTGTCTGCGCCTCCAGATTTAACAAAACTGACACATCTCCATGAAGCATCAGTTTTGCATAGTTTAAACATTCGATTTGATATTgatgaaatatatacatttactGGTCCGATACTTATTGCAATAAATCCGTTTaagaatattaaaaatttatattcagataatatattagaaaaaCATATTCAGCCTATAAAATCCAAAAGCCCGCATATTTTTGCTACATCTAATAGTGCATATTTAGGAATGtgcaaaaataataaatcacaaacaatattaataagTGGTGAATCAGGTGCTGGTAAAACAGAATCaacaaaatatgtaatGAAATTTTTAGCATGTGCAGGTtctgatataaaaaaaagatctCTAATAGAATCACAGATTTTGGAAAGTAACCCTTTATTAGAAGCATTTGGTAACTCCAAAACattaagaaataataacTCTAGTCGttttggaaaatatatagaactacattttgatatatgtaataatggatatataaaagGAAAACTATATGGTGCAAAAATATTGACTTATCTTTTGGAGAAAGTTAGAGTATGTGATCAACAAGAAGGTGAAAGaaattatcatattttttatcagcTTTGTAGTGCTGttcaatattataaaaataaaaagttgAATTTAGGAAATGGTGATAATTATGATgatgaatattattatttcccaTCTTGTGATAAATTCaaacaaaaagaaaatgtgaaacaaataaaaatagattTGAAACGATTTAAGgatcatataaattttcgatatttaacaaaatcAAGTGTTTACGAATTAAATGATGTTAATGAATTGGAGGAATTTGAAGCAACTGTGTATGCTATGCAAATAGTAGGaatagaagaaaatgaacaaaatcAGATTTTTAAGATTTTAGAaggtatattatatattggtaatatattatttaataatgatgataacAAAGAAGAATCATGTATTTTAGAATCTACATATGAAGATTTAAATAATGCGGCTTATTTATTAGATATAGATGTAGATACATTAAAAGATGCATTATGTTATAAAACTATAATAGCTAATAATGAACATTTCAAAAAACCAGTTACCTCAGCAATGGCTAGTGATATACGTGATGCTTTAGCTCGAGCAATTTATggttgtttatttttaaaattagtAGAACGAACTAATGAATCAATAGGATTGATAAAAGatgtaaatttattttgtggTGTTTTAGATATATTTGGTTTTGAATCTTTTCCAGTAAATTCTTTTGAGCAATTATGTATTAATTATACAAATGAATgtttacaatatttttttaataattttatttttaaatgtgaagaaaagttatatatagaaGAAGGAATAAAATGGAGCTCATTAGATTTTCCAGATAATAAAGATtgtgtaaatatattacaaaGCAAACCCTTTGGAATATTTTGTATGCTTGATGAAGAAAGCTTTATACCTGGTGGTAAAGATAAGACATTTTGTAATAAGATTATTTCAAAACATgctaataataaaagatttGAATCTATAAAAACAGATCCAAatagttttattattgtgcATTTTGCTGGAAAAGTTATGTATAATTCATGTGGATtcttagaaaaaaataaagatcaGCTTTCTGATGATGCacaaaatgttttattacAAAGTCAgaatgaatatatacataatttatttaaaaaatatttaagaaGAAATTTTGAAAAGAAAAGGTTTGTAACAGTTTCTAGTGAATTTAAACAACAGTTAGATGTATTAATGACACGAATAAACCAAACAGAACCGCATTTTATTAGATGCATAAAACCGAATTCGAAAAATGTACCAGATATATTTGATAGACATTCAGTTAATGaacaattaaaatatgGTGGTGTATTACAAGCTATCAAAGTTAGTAGGGCTGGATATCCAGTTCGATTAACTCACcaaaattgtataaatgaatattatattttattaacaaagGAGGAAAAAACAGCTTTTAGTAAACATTATGGTGATAAATCGTTGTCTGAAAAAgctaattatattttatctaAATTAGAAAATAGAGATAAAATACAAgattatattaaatcaCTTAAACATATTAGACAAACACAAAATCAagaaaacatattttatggatctgtattaaaaaaacaatattctaaaaatccaaatttaatagaaaaaaaaaatattacacaatatgaaaataatttatctaATAATGTAATTGACaatgataaatttatatggTATGTTGGTAAAactttatctttttttaaaatagaagcatataatattttattaactaTGAGACAAGACTTTCGAAGTTTAAATGCagtaataatacaaaaaaattataaatgttacattgaaaaaaaaaaatacaaattattaaaaaaaaaaattgttactATACAAAGATGgataagaaatatattaattattttaaaaaaaaaaaaaataataatgataaatgcacaaaaattaatatgttcatatatatatgcatatgcattaagaaaaatatttttatataaaagaaaatgtgctattattattcagTCAGCTTTTCGAGGATATTTAATAAGACAATCATATAAagtatatagaaaaaattattatgccAGTAAAATACAAGCAATATGGAAATCTAAAAAAGAAAGGATTagatatttaaaattaatagaatcgacaaaaaaaattcaattaAAATGGAAAGGAATATTAGCTAGAAGACAATTAAGAAGGCTGAAAGATGAAGCAAAAGAAGTTGGTGCTTTACTTTCAAAAAATCAGGTTTTAATGAATGaattgaaaaatgaaaaatctgaaaaaattgaaattgaaaataaattgttaaaaGCTTCTGCAAATGCTCagaaattaacaaaaagaATAGAAGTATTagaacaaattaataaaaataatgaagttcttataaaaaatttgatagAAAAAGTGGAAAACCTTTCATTAAAACagaaagaagaaaatacagaaaaaaatatatcgaatgaacataaaaaatatattagtgataataatgaaattagTAGAAAACAAGATTCTATGTCAGATCAGAATTTATCCAAACTTttagataaaataaaaaaattagagatacaaaatgaagaatatataaaaaaaaatactttaCTAAATGAACGATACAATAAAAtgttgaatatattttcttattttaaaggaaaacataatttaattaatgaagcaaatgaaaaaaatatccccaataatgtaaaaaaagatCAATTAAACATGATAAATAGTATTCTTTATAATGAAATGTACgaacaaaattttataaaaaatcaatCCCATATTAATCAAACTCCATCAGTtgtaaaagataaaaaagaaatatttgatAACAATCTAACAGAGTTTAAAGAACATCAAAATTTAACAAAAGTTGGAAATAAAACGCGAGATAATGTTATAGACATTCTAATATGTGGACCAAAAGGAGTAGGAAAGACAAGTTTGGTAGAAGACTTATTTGTAAGGCTTGgggatgaaaataatttaaatattttgagaaaaaaaaataaaaaaaaagaaattgaTGGTATTAATCATCCTAActataatacatatatagtTAATCATAAATTAtctcaaataaaaatagtagaTTGTGGATATTCAGATAATACAAATTCAGAAGAAATtctttttgaatatataaagaattcaatttgtattattattgtatttGATTCTACAAATAAAGAATCAATAATACCAGCTTTACATCTATTACAAGAAGCATCACTTattaatgtaaaaaaaagtacaaaattgtatttattggaaaatatttttaatgaaaaaatcaATTTAAATCCAAATGTTAACGATGTTTCGTATGCACAAAAAGTTTCAAAAACATGTAATGCTACTTATATTCGAGCTTTAGATATTTACGACATATTAAATGATCATGTAAATAGAATGACAACGAGTTctacttattttttaaataattttatatctgAAGAAAGTATTTCAAAAGATATGTTTATTAGTTCAAAGCATTTTAATacatatgataataatataattgaaTATTCAGAAACAGCTAATTCTCGTTGGtttcaaaatgaaaataattataaacaatatattaaaaatggaaataatctcatatttgataaaacaGATGGATATTTTCAACATTTTAACAAATCTGATAAATTTCAagaagataaaataaatttattacatCATCAAAGTAGCACACATTCAGTTAGGAACATGCAAAATACTAAAGatatggaaaataaaaatttaatttatctaaaaaatgaaagtgATATTTATCGAGAAAGTTATGATAAATTTTCTACAAAAAAtgttggaaaaaaaaaacaagttATTCAACTTTTAAGAGAATCATTACcacataataattatgtttATAATAGTAAAAAGTATAATCCTGAATTGGGAAAAGGATTACAGCCCGTTTATgaaattatgataaaagGTAATATACCTATcacatatttatgtataggccaaaattcaataaataaaaattatacaatatTAGCAGTAGGGTGTAAAGATggaatcatatatatatataaatgttttaGAACCAAAATGGAACAAAGTGATAGTTTTCAAACACGTGGTCAAGGAAATGGAATAGTAAACAATTCCAGTCATGAAGAAGAAGTTATTAGAAATCGAAAAAGAGGAAACTTAtcaaatgaagaaataaataatagtgAGCTAAGCACCCCTGAAGAAGAAcaagatgaaaataatacaattgaatatattaacgAAACTATAAAAGATGAATCATCATTTGCATTATCTGAAGATAATTCAATGTCAACagttttattatcaaaattgtCAGGACATAGAAAAGCTATAACATGTTTagtattttctttttcggaagacaaaataatatcatcCTCTATTGATagaacaataaaaatatgggAAGTAAGTACAggatttttattaaaagtaTTTTCAGATTCATCTGCAACCTTAtctgtattattatttccaaCAAACctggatatatttttatgttcaAATTGTACATCTCTTTTACGAATAGTTAATTTAAATAGTGGACAAGTTTATCAAAAGATTAAAGTTGAAAGTGAAATAAGAGCATTAGAAATGGATTATACttgtttaaatatatttgctGGGTCTAAAAATGgaactatatatttattagaatgcttatataatgaacgagtagaaataaaattccgatttcttttttcattattaccAATTACTTGTATTAAGTTTGTTccaagaaaatatattcacaCCCCACCAACTATTATTGTCAATTCTTGTGATAATCATATTGGAATAATCGAATGTATGTATGGAAACAAAGGAATTATAACAAACTTATCTGTTAAACATAGAATAAGAATAAATCATGCTCTTTTACCAATTAGAAGTTGTTATACTAAATTTGGTGGTGGATGGCTTGTTTCAGGATCAGAAGATGGTAACATTTATGTTTGTTCTTTGCTTCCACAATCCAATTATAAACTCATCCTTTTGAAGCATCACAAG gCGCCAGTCATGTCAGTTGTGGTGAACGACATAGACACATTAATGATCTCAGGAGATTCAAAGGGAAATATAGTTTTTTGGAGAAGATCACTGATATAA
- a CDS encoding chromatin assembly factor 1 subunit B, putative, with the protein MMDVIAEKNKSYDLNNAYEPKYPEESEANENTKVDITHEKYIIWRRNTPFLYSSLLKHKLDWPSLTVEFIGVENSFKSKTGYFTNKILLGTHTSNQDSEYVYIGETKSPLYSAKEDVLQYENYTGFINNKKKKRGHPLPSFEIKAKLLHPGEVIRATHLPNNSFFIVTQTYNGNILLFDYTKHPSFPSDITTCYPQMILKGHGSEGSGLCWNINKIYDNYTNVGDNKNTKNDIKDNENDTENANDENFGEINTSNLLLASCASDGSICLWDINKGTKSNDVPRTYGINKVGKGADYNIKIYENTPTLSPLCTWINKNEETTLNDIFFHSKFNNILGVCDDNGYMSIYDIRKKNFFTKPEISYKDHNQPMNSFSFDNFSEYIFACGYSDGLISIWDMRCNKESLLKIDYHTQSINRIKFSLMQSGIFGTCSDDGTACIWDISRNSENYEQIKKLEDDIYNNPKKIPKQLLFVHGGHIGSVYDMSWANNTTFLAATVGVDNSLQVWNMNEQFMFQ; encoded by the coding sequence atgatggaTGTAATAgctgaaaaaaataaaagttatgatttaaataatgcATACGAACCTAAATATCCCGAAGAAAGTGAAGCCAATGAAAATACCAAAGTTGATATAACACATGaaaagtatataatatggAGAAGAAATAccccatttttatatagttcgcttttaaaacataaattaGATTGGCCTTCGTTAACTGTTGAATTTATAGGTGTTGaaaattcttttaaatCAAAAACAGGATATTTTACTAATAAGATATTATTAGGTACACACACATCCAATCAAGATTCtgaatatgtatatataggTGAAACAAAATCTCCATTATATTCAGCTAAAGAAGATGTATTAcaatatgaaaattatactggctttataaataataaaaaaaaaaaaagaggcCATCCATTACCGTCTTTTGAAATTAAAGCAAAATTGTTACATCCAGGAGAAGTTATAAGAGCAACACATTTACCAAAtaattccttttttatagtTACACAAACTTataatggaaatatattattatttgattatACAAAACATCCTTCTTTCCCTTCCGATATAACTACTTGCTATCCACAAATGATATTAAAAGGGCATGGGAGTGAAGGTAGTGGGCTATGTtggaatataaataaaatatatgataacTATACTAATGTTGGTGATAATAAGAATACAAAGAATGACATAAAAGACAATGAAAACGATACAGAAAACgcaaatgatgaaaattttggtgaaataaatacaagTAATTTACTATTAGCTTCATGCGCTTCAGATGGAAGTATATGTCTTTGGGATATTAACAAGGGAACAAAAAGTAATGATGTTCCCAGAACATatggaataaataaagtaGGAAAAGGTGCagattataatataaaaatatatgaaaatactCCAACTTTAAGCCCTTTATGTACAtggataaataaaaatgaagaaacgacattaaatgatattttttttcattcaaaatttaataatattcttgGTGTATGCGATGATAATGGATATATGAGCATATAtgatataagaaaaaaaaatttttttacaaaaccAGAAATTAGTTATAAAGATCATAATCAACCAATGAATAGTTTTTcttttgataatttttctgaatatatttttgcttGTGGATATAGTGACGGTTTAATATCTATTTGGGATATGAGGTGCAATAAAGAGTCTTTACTTAAAATTGATTATCACACACAAAGTATTAACAGAATTAAATTTTCCCTGATGCAGTCAGGTATTTTTGGAACATGTTCAGATGACGGAACTGCGTGTATTTGGGACATTTCCAGAAATTCAGAAAATTATGAGcaaatcaaaaaattagaagatgatatttataacaatcctaaaaaaataccTAAGCAGTTATTGTTTGTGCATGGGGGGCATATTGGAAGTGTATATGACATGTCTTGGGCAAACAACACCACCTTCCTCGCCGCTACGGTTGGTGTTGACAATTCTTTGCAAGTATGGAATATGAATGAACAGTTCATGTTTCAGTGA
- a CDS encoding AMP deaminase, putative, whose amino-acid sequence MNDQKNEGNIPDYSNNSKEGWSLFHEKIIESTRGSIQYDETQLIDNSVIDLKSSNRFSFTISSTGIVSPEESEVAKKILKICNLRDIFMKEYPDIDTTLIRSNTLSEADKEKDTDHLKSSEPLYDLKNALILKKCNAFINCVEGIFFVHWDPDSDVGPQKAEECNENNKIKGHNEIKTTEEYLEAIQEIMTTAQDPACKSFCYQRLKYLEQKFDFHIMFNGPLELKETANIKHRDFYNIRKVDAHVHHSACMQQKSLLRFIREKYNTEPDTIVYVNENGKKIKLKELFDDELKFSAHQATVDNLDVHALGNCFHRFDLFNEKYNPFGQKLLRDIFLKTDNYIEGKYLAEITKQEINILEKSKYQHVEWRISIYGKDKNEWSKLAKWVLNNNLTSVRVRWIIQIPRLYHIYKKRKLIHSFQDFLSNIFEPCFEAIKNPEQNKDIFLFLKQIVGWDSVDDESIISKYTLKGGVLPSPDKYISDNNPPYSYYAYYMYANIRTLNDFMIARKLRPLTFRPHCGEIGNISHLASMFLLANRINHGIALRKSPVLLYLYYLKQIGLAMSPLSNNALFLSIEKNPFKQFFKIGLNVSLSTDDPLMFHFTSEPLLEEYSVCAHVWRLTTMDLCEIARNSIIQSGYEPSFKRHWLGKGGENSSPNFTSTPEKTNIPKTRMSYRKKTWNEENENIIRLANYFNKS is encoded by the exons atgaatgatcaaaaaaatgaaggCAATATTCCGGATTATTCAAATAACTCAAAAGAAGGATGGAGCCTTTTtcatgaaaaaataattgaatCGACACGTGGAAGTATTCAGTATGATGAAACACAATTAATTGACAATTCTGTTATCGATTTAAAAAGTTCAAACAGATTTAGTTTTACTATATCTTCTACTGGAATAGTTTCGCCAGAAGAATCTGAAGTTGCTAAG aaaatactgaaaatatgtaatttaagagatatatttatgaagGAATATCCTGATATTGATACGACACTTATCAGAAGTAACACATTGTCTGAAGCagataaagaaaaagataCTGATCATTTAAAATCCTCAGAGCCTTTATACGATCTGAAAAATgctttaattttaaaaaaatgtaatgcCTTTATAAACTGTGTGGAAGGAATTTTCTTTGTCCATTGGGATCCCGATTCTGATGTTGGACCCCAAA aGGCGGAAGAATgcaatgaaaataataaaataaaagggcataatgaaataaaaacaacAGAAGAATATTTAGAAGCAATTCAAGAAATAATGACAACAGCTCAAGATCCAGCATGTAAAAGTTTTTGTTATCAAagattaaaatatttagaaCAAAAATTTGATTTTCACATAATGTTTAATGGGCCTTTAGAATTAAAAGAAACtgcaaatataaaacatcgAGATTTTTACAACATAAGGAAAGTGGATGCACATGTGCATCATTCAGCATGTATGCAACAAAAATCACTATTAAGATTTATAcgagaaaaatataatacagAACCAGATACGATTGTATATGTAAATGAAAatgggaaaaaaataaaattaaaagagtTATTTGATgatgaattaaaattttctgCTCATCAAGCAACAGTTGATAACTTAGATGTTCACGCATTAGGAAATTGTTTTCATAGGTTTGATCTTTTTAacgaaaaatataatccTTTTGGACAAAAATTGTTAAGAGATATATTCTTAAAGACtgataattatatagaAGGCAAATATTTAGCAGAAATTACAAAacaagaaataaatattttagaaaaatcaaaatatcAACATGTTGAATGGCGTATATCTATTTATGGTAAAGACAAAAATGAATGGTCCAAGTTAGCTAAATGGGTTCTAAATAATAATCTAACAAGTGTTAGAGTACGATGGATAATACAAATACCTAGattatatcatatttataaaaaaagaaaattaataCATTCGTTTCAagattttttatcaaatatatttgaacCTTGTTTTGAAGCTATAAAAAATCctgaacaaaataaagatatttttttattcttaaaaCAAATAGTTGGATGGGATAGTGTAGATGATGAATCAATTATTTCGaaatatacattaaaaGGTGGTGTTCTTCCTAGTCccgataaatatattagtgACAATAATCCAccttattcatattatgcttattatatgtatgctAATATAAGAACATTGAATGATTTTATGATCGCTAGAAAATTGAGGCCTTTAACTTTTAG ACCCCATTGTGGAGAAATCGGAAACATCAGTCATTTAGCATCTATGTTTCTATTAGCTAACAGAATAAATCATGGAATAGCTTTAAGAAAATCACCTGtccttttatatttatattatttaaaacaaatagGGTTAGCTATGTCTCCTTTATCTAATAATGCCctatttttatctataG aaaaaaatccatttaaacaattttttaagatTGGATTGAATGTATCATTATCCACTGATGATCCTTTGATGTTTCATTTCACTAGCGAACCATTATTAGAAGAATATTCTGTTTGTGCA CATGTTTGGAGATTGACAACAATGGATTTGTGCGAAATTGCTAGAAATTCTATAATTCAAAG CGGATATGAGCCATCATTTAAAAGACATTGGTTGGGAAAGGGGGGAGAAAACAGCTCACCCAATTTTACAAGCACCCcagaaaaaacaaatattccTAAAACCCGAATGTCTTATAG